The Rhodohalobacter sp. SW132 genomic sequence ATTGATTTTTGATACCGCTTCATCAACATCCTGGTTTTGAACAAGAGCAGCTTCCGCCTCGATGAGTCTCATCTCTGTTCCTTTCACGATAGGGATAGGTGAGTTCCGGGAATCGAATTTTCCGGAATACCAAAGCGGACGGACATTATCGCCGCCTGTAGCTACATCACCTTCAGATGTAAACTGAATCTCGAAAGTAACGCGTGGATCTTCTTCAGATGCATATTCACCATTTACCTCGGTTCCCCATTCAGCAAAAGGTGTACCCCAAACTGACATTTGCTGACCGTTATCTCCCCGGGTAGCCCAGTTGTGCACACCGTTATGTTCGCGTGATGCATTATCAGAGTGAACCTGGTCAAAACTGAAATCAGTGGGGACCATATCTGCATCATTCAGTGCTTCACCCCAGTTGCCCAGCATCACATGTGCCTGAGCCCGGCCTCCATACGCAGCTGTAAGCATTTCACCGTCACCCACATTATTTGCAATTGCAATTGCATCCGTAAAGAAATCAACGGCTCGTTGCGAAAACGCGGTGTGTTCTTGCATCGGGCCTCCGTCAACAACTGCATCGCAGAAAGTATCTCCTTTCAGACGATTTGAGAAGCCTGCATAGAGCGTAACCATTCCAACATCAGCGTTGTTTTGCGGATCATCCACAATATTGCCAATTCTCCGGATAGCATCTTCGGCAACCCAACGGGCTCTTGCTGCATATCCCCAGCGGCTCTGGTTTTCCGGTTCTGAGTTTATTGTTATACCGTCACTGGCAAGCCTGATCGGCTGCCATGTTCCCACATGAACGAGTTCATCTGTAAGAACGGCAGTAGAAGTGTATAAACCACCTCCGCCCGGGATTGTGGCTGCATACCCAAAATCGCCTTTTACACCGTTAACCAGTGGAGTAACAGCTCCGGGGGTATCGAGATCGGTATCATCAATTTGGCCGGGATTTTCAACTCCCAGATCGCATCCAGTAAAAATTATTGCAGATAGCAATAGTGTTGCTGCTCCCGTCATCCAATTGCGAAGAGGGGACTGGAAATCTTCTTTACATTTTTTGGAAATCATAGTAATCAATTTTTTAAGATTTGAAGTTCTTTCAGAGAATCTTGGTTTAGAAGCCAATGTTTATGCCAACAATAAATTGACGCGGTATCGGCGTATCAAAAAAGATCTGCTTTCGGATTGCTGAATCTGAAAGATCTCCACGATAGTTTGCTTCGGCTTCGAGCCCTTCATACTCCTGTGATCTCCAGAGATTTCGACCTGAAAATGTTAAAGCGGCATTCCTGAGTCCGGCACGGCTAACAAGGTCTGACGGAACTCTGTAGGTAACGGATAGCTCTCTGAGTTTCCAGAAATCTGATGGAAACACAAAATCACCCTGAGTAAGGTCGGAATTTCTCTGGCAGTTCATATTTATAACTTCATTTGCAGGCTCCCGGCAGGCGATTGCAACAGGGCCTGGAGTTGCCACGCCTTGTCCATCAGAAATATCTCGCCGTGGGTCCCATAACCATCGAAGGGTACTGCTCTGCAGGTAACCGCCACTTTGGTGATCGAAAAGAACTTTTACGTTGAAATTCCGGATATCAAACGTACTTCCAATTTGTGCTGTTCGGGTAGGTAAAGCCGGGCCGATGTAGTCCCATCCTTCCTCTGAAGTATCGAGAAGGTTGCTTGCGAGATCCGTCTGCCCATCAACCGTGATATAACGGTCGCCAAAGAAGCTTCCCACGGAGTACCCTTCCTGGATAAATTGACGCCATTGAACCTGTACAGGGGCACCATCACCAAGAGAAATCACTTCATTCTCATTTGTGCTGTAATTTACCAGTCCGTTCCAGCGGAAATCGCCGCGATCGATAATTACCCCGTTTAGAGAAAGTTCAATTCCCTGATTCTTAATCTCACCAACATTTTCAAGCTGCGTGGAGATGAATCCCTGTGATGGAGGATATCTGAACTGGTACAGTGCATCTTCGGTGCGTTGATAAAAATAGTTGAAATCAATATTGAGCCTGTCATTCAAAACACTTGCATCGAACCCGATTTCGTATTCGTGAGACACTTCAGCTTTCAGATCGGGGTTTCCAAGGTTATCAGGTGTTACAGCAGGTTGGGCTCCTACAGCGGATACCGGAGACCACGTTCGGACAGCTGAAAAAGCACCAGGTTGCTGACCGGCAGTTCCATACGCACCGCGCAATCGAAGTGTTCCCCAATTCTCATTCCAGAAAGAGCTTTCTGAAATGATGTAGGATGCATCAATTTTTGGATATAAAACATAATCAACATCATCACCGAAAGCGCTGTGACCATCAGCCCGTGCCCCGAGAGTTACATACAGGCGCTCATTGAATCCAAACTGCTGCTCTACAAAAAAGCCAGCTGAACGCTCTTTAAATCTCGACTCTGCCGCACTTTGATCAACAGTGGCACTAACAGTTGACAATCCAACCATTGGGAAATCATTACCGATAGCAGAATTGGATCCAACGTCTCTGTCGAAATACTGGAATCCGCCGGATGTAGTGGTTCTCAGCCATTCTGTTGGTTGAAACCGTAGAGTTGCAACATAATCAACATTGAAGTTGGTAACATTTCTTCGATAGTTGCTTTTAAAGCCGTTGATGAGATTATTGATGGCTCCAAAAGGAAAGAACTGTGTCTGATCTTCATTTCGGCTTTCGTACCCCAGGGTTACTCTGTGGCTGAAATTTCCTGCCGGGTTGTGGTTCATTTGGAGGGAAGTGTTAAACCGGTTTCCATCCTGGAACGTTTGGATAGCTGTGTGGTCGCGAGTTGGAGTTCCAAACTGACCTTGTGGCCCGCCCACGAGTCCGTTAATCGTGTATCCACGGGTGTTATTGGCATCTGGTACGTGTTGAACCGAACGATCTGAAAAGGATGTATTCAAACTGATATCGAGATCATCACGAGGGTCAAAATCCAGATTCAACCTGAAACCAAGATAATCTTCACCACTTTCAGGCAGAATACCAGTTTCATTTCTGAAACTACCGGAAGCATAATATCGCACATTATTCACTCCGCCTCTGACAGATAGGTTGTGTGTGGTCATCGTTCCGGTTTGAACCATCTCATCATAAAACCAGTCGCTGTATTCAGATACCTGCCACCAGCTGGGTGGTGTGTTTAACATGCCAACCTGATTGCGGTAGGTGAATTGTGGTGTTCCGTCGATCCCCCTTTTTGTAAAAATCTGGATTACACCAGCTGAT encodes the following:
- a CDS encoding RagB/SusD family nutrient uptake outer membrane protein; protein product: MISKKCKEDFQSPLRNWMTGAATLLLSAIIFTGCDLGVENPGQIDDTDLDTPGAVTPLVNGVKGDFGYAATIPGGGGLYTSTAVLTDELVHVGTWQPIRLASDGITINSEPENQSRWGYAARARWVAEDAIRRIGNIVDDPQNNADVGMVTLYAGFSNRLKGDTFCDAVVDGGPMQEHTAFSQRAVDFFTDAIAIANNVGDGEMLTAAYGGRAQAHVMLGNWGEALNDADMVPTDFSFDQVHSDNASREHNGVHNWATRGDNGQQMSVWGTPFAEWGTEVNGEYASEEDPRVTFEIQFTSEGDVATGGDNVRPLWYSGKFDSRNSPIPIVKGTEMRLIEAEAALVQNQDVDEAVSKINEVRALHGLDPHDASDYNLDGAWELLMKEKGIELWLEGRRIADLRRWTNTPGSVPFEVIRGDDDNPVNVLNVERMCLEVSSNEINSNPNIN
- a CDS encoding TonB-dependent receptor domain-containing protein, yielding MSMLLLFTLIVTGSAIAQTGSVSGIVTDRSSGDPLPGSNVFIEELGLGASADVDGQYSISDIPVGTYQISANFIGYTALERTIEIQSGVDTEMDFNLRADVLGLDQVVVTARGASSARREIGSSISSISTEELAEAPIQNMSQMLQGRVAGARVQLGGGKSGQGSTIVLRGAASISQSNEPIIYVDGVRIDNERSSGIGTTTAGVSWSGLDDINPEDIERMEVIRGASAATLYGSEASAGVIQIFTKRGIDGTPQFTYRNQVGMLNTPPSWWQVSEYSDWFYDEMVQTGTMTTHNLSVRGGVNNVRYYASGSFRNETGILPESGEDYLGFRLNLDFDPRDDLDISLNTSFSDRSVQHVPDANNTRGYTINGLVGGPQGQFGTPTRDHTAIQTFQDGNRFNTSLQMNHNPAGNFSHRVTLGYESRNEDQTQFFPFGAINNLINGFKSNYRRNVTNFNVDYVATLRFQPTEWLRTTTSGGFQYFDRDVGSNSAIGNDFPMVGLSTVSATVDQSAAESRFKERSAGFFVEQQFGFNERLYVTLGARADGHSAFGDDVDYVLYPKIDASYIISESSFWNENWGTLRLRGAYGTAGQQPGAFSAVRTWSPVSAVGAQPAVTPDNLGNPDLKAEVSHEYEIGFDASVLNDRLNIDFNYFYQRTEDALYQFRYPPSQGFISTQLENVGEIKNQGIELSLNGVIIDRGDFRWNGLVNYSTNENEVISLGDGAPVQVQWRQFIQEGYSVGSFFGDRYITVDGQTDLASNLLDTSEEGWDYIGPALPTRTAQIGSTFDIRNFNVKVLFDHQSGGYLQSSTLRWLWDPRRDISDGQGVATPGPVAIACREPANEVINMNCQRNSDLTQGDFVFPSDFWKLRELSVTYRVPSDLVSRAGLRNAALTFSGRNLWRSQEYEGLEAEANYRGDLSDSAIRKQIFFDTPIPRQFIVGINIGF